The following proteins are encoded in a genomic region of Aerococcaceae bacterium DSM 111021:
- a CDS encoding ATP-binding cassette domain-containing protein, whose translation MKANLSFNNVSFYYKEDSPFLHVISFQVNESEIVAIFGSSGAGKSTLFNLIPRLYDVIGGEIKLGDYNIQDLDLHFLRQNIGMVTQETYLFNVSIRENLLYAKSDATEEELIQACKEANNPDFITSLPDGYDTKVGNYGIKLSVGEKQRLSIARVFLKDPIILILDEATSSLDSISEGLFQDALSSLIKNKTSLVIALHLSTFINADKILVLDNGQEVERGTHQQLL comes from the coding sequence ATAAAAGCCAATCTGAGCTTTAACAATGTCTCATTTTACTACAAAGAAGATTCACCTTTCCTTCATGTTATTAGTTTCCAAGTAAATGAAAGTGAAATAGTCGCAATCTTTGGCTCTTCTGGTGCAGGTAAATCGACCCTTTTTAATCTGATTCCAAGACTCTATGACGTCATTGGAGGAGAAATTAAACTGGGTGATTACAATATTCAAGATTTAGATTTACACTTCCTAAGACAAAATATCGGAATGGTTACTCAAGAAACCTACTTATTCAACGTATCCATCCGGGAAAATCTCCTTTACGCTAAAAGTGACGCCACTGAAGAGGAACTCATCCAAGCCTGTAAAGAAGCCAATAACCCTGACTTTATCACAAGTCTTCCCGACGGTTATGACACCAAAGTCGGTAATTATGGAATCAAACTATCTGTTGGAGAGAAACAAAGGCTTTCAATTGCTAGGGTATTTCTAAAAGACCCTATAATACTCATCTTAGACGAAGCAACATCTAGTCTTGACTCAATCTCTGAAGGCTTATTCCAAGACGCTCTAAGCTCATTAATTAAGAATAAAACGAGCCTTGTCATTGCCCTCCACCTGTCAACATTTATCAATGCGGATAAAATTCTCGTCTTAGACAATGGACAGGAAGTCGAAAGAGGCACACACCAGCAACTCCTATAA
- a CDS encoding TetR/AcrR family transcriptional regulator — protein MTRLNRTKQSNLKNQQIIQSAITEFGLHRYSEASLNVISKESNFSKGIIYHYFKNKHNLYLACVAECFESFITFLNEESVSFENIEVATKKYFSLRQQFFDRKSKFSNIFANAVFHPPLHIKKEIRALKTKLDQFNYDFYESIHQTVDLKDLCDF, from the coding sequence GTGACACGACTAAATAGAACAAAGCAAAGTAATTTAAAAAATCAACAAATTATCCAAAGTGCTATTACTGAATTTGGCCTTCATCGTTATAGTGAGGCCTCACTTAACGTAATATCTAAAGAAAGTAATTTTTCTAAAGGAATTATCTATCATTATTTTAAGAACAAACATAATCTATATTTAGCCTGTGTGGCTGAATGTTTCGAAAGCTTCATCACTTTTCTTAATGAAGAGTCAGTTTCCTTTGAAAATATCGAAGTAGCAACTAAAAAATATTTTTCATTGCGTCAACAATTCTTTGACCGAAAATCTAAATTTAGTAATATATTTGCGAACGCCGTTTTTCATCCACCCCTACACATAAAGAAAGAAATCAGAGCACTGAAAACAAAGCTGGATCAATTCAATTATGATTTCTACGAAAGTATCCATCAAACTGTAGATTTAAAGGACTTATGTGATTTTTGA